From the Acidovorax carolinensis genome, one window contains:
- a CDS encoding indolepyruvate ferredoxin oxidoreductase family protein, which translates to MNAPLPEHIRKTLETVSLDDKYTLGEGRAFMSGVQALVRLPMLQRQRDAAAGLNTAGFISGYRGSPLGTYDQALWAAKKHLGANNIVFQPGVNEELGATAVWGTQQLDLYPQSKKFDGVFGIWYGKGPGVDRCSDVFKHANMAGTAKHGGVIAIAGDDHISKSSTAAHQSDHIFKACGTPVFFPSSVQEILDMGLHAFAMSRFSGVWSGMKTIQEVVESSSSINIDPDRVKIVMPEDFAMPPGGLHIRWPDAPLEQEARLMDYKWYAALAYVRANKLNYNVIEGKNDRFGIIASGKAYNDTRQALVDLGLDDDTCRQLGIRVHKVNVVWPLEATITRDFAQGLQEILVVEEKRQVIEYQLKEELYNWRADVRPNVLGKFDEPEGDATGGEWSMPNPSQNWLLRAKADLTPAIIAKAIAKRLKKLGVSNDIIARMDSRIAIIEASERAMTELKVDTGERAPWFCSGCPHNTSTRVPEGSRAVAGIGCHYMTVWMDRSTSTFTQMGGEGVSWVGQAPFTKDAHVFANLGDGTYFHSGLLAIRQSIAAGVNITYKVLYNDAVAMTGGQQVGERPEGHSVAQIAHSLRAEGVVKLVVVTDEPEKYHGRTHRLDSSAVRAGHPELINDLPPGVEVFHRDELDRIQREFRELEGCTAIIYDQTCATEKRRRRKRGSMVDPAKRVVINELVCEGCGDCSVQSNCLSVEPVETEFGRKRRINQSTCNKDYSCLKGFCPSFITVEGGQLKKPKKEKKGDLASLPAIPEPALPVAETAWGIVVGGVGGTGVITIGSLLGMAAHLEGKGVVTQDAGGLAQKGGATWSHIQIANRQDAIYTTKVDTAKADLVIGCDSIVAAHKYTLAVMQPGRTFVALNTHGTPTAAFVTNPNWQFPGANCDSAIAAAVGAGGVGSFDAEQVAVQLLGDSIYTNPLMLGYAWQKGRVPLNLASLMRAMELNGVQVDNNKAAFEWGRRCAHDLAAVQALFKAAQVIEFVKKPSLAEMVAKRVDFLTGYQNAAYAADYQAFVDKVKAAEAKLGTTTRLSEAVARYLFKLMAYKDEYEVARLHTDKAFTDKIASMFEGDYKLVHHLAPPMTAKKNDQGELVKQRFGPWIRSAFGVLARMKGLRGTALDIFGKTEERRTERALIVEYRACIDELLAGLTPEKLPLAVEIASLPEGIRGYGHVKERHLKTVRPKWTGLMAQWRGGAATAPQRQAA; encoded by the coding sequence ATGAACGCCCCATTGCCCGAACACATCCGCAAGACCTTGGAAACCGTCTCGCTCGACGACAAATACACCTTGGGCGAGGGCCGCGCCTTCATGAGCGGCGTGCAGGCCCTCGTGCGCCTGCCCATGCTGCAACGCCAGCGCGATGCGGCAGCGGGGCTGAACACGGCCGGCTTCATCAGCGGCTACCGCGGCTCGCCGCTGGGCACCTACGATCAGGCGCTGTGGGCGGCCAAGAAGCACCTGGGGGCCAACAACATCGTCTTCCAGCCCGGCGTGAACGAAGAACTGGGCGCCACGGCCGTGTGGGGCACGCAGCAGCTCGATCTGTACCCGCAAAGCAAGAAGTTCGATGGCGTGTTCGGCATCTGGTACGGCAAGGGCCCGGGCGTGGACCGCTGCTCGGACGTGTTCAAGCACGCCAACATGGCGGGCACGGCCAAGCACGGCGGCGTGATCGCCATCGCTGGCGACGACCACATCAGCAAGAGCAGCACGGCAGCGCACCAGAGCGACCACATCTTCAAGGCCTGCGGCACGCCGGTATTCTTCCCGAGCAGCGTGCAGGAAATCCTGGACATGGGGCTGCACGCCTTTGCCATGAGCCGTTTTTCGGGCGTTTGGTCGGGCATGAAGACGATTCAGGAGGTGGTGGAGTCGTCCAGCAGCATCAACATCGACCCGGACCGCGTAAAGATCGTGATGCCCGAGGACTTTGCGATGCCGCCCGGCGGCCTGCACATCCGCTGGCCCGACGCGCCGCTGGAGCAGGAGGCGCGCCTCATGGACTACAAGTGGTACGCGGCCCTGGCCTATGTGCGCGCCAACAAGCTCAACTACAACGTGATCGAAGGCAAGAACGACCGCTTTGGCATCATCGCCAGCGGCAAGGCCTACAACGACACGCGCCAGGCGCTGGTGGATCTGGGCCTTGATGACGACACCTGCCGCCAGTTGGGCATTCGCGTGCACAAGGTCAACGTGGTGTGGCCGCTGGAAGCCACCATCACGCGCGACTTTGCGCAGGGCTTGCAGGAGATCCTGGTGGTCGAGGAAAAGCGCCAGGTCATCGAATACCAGCTGAAAGAAGAGCTGTACAACTGGCGCGCCGATGTGCGCCCCAACGTGCTGGGCAAATTCGACGAGCCCGAGGGCGATGCCACGGGCGGCGAATGGTCCATGCCCAACCCCAGCCAGAACTGGCTGCTGCGTGCCAAGGCCGACCTCACGCCCGCCATCATCGCCAAGGCCATCGCCAAGCGCCTGAAGAAACTGGGCGTATCAAACGACATCATCGCCCGCATGGATTCGCGCATCGCCATCATCGAAGCCAGCGAACGCGCGATGACAGAGCTGAAGGTGGACACCGGTGAGCGCGCCCCGTGGTTCTGCAGCGGCTGCCCGCACAACACCAGCACCCGCGTGCCCGAGGGTTCGCGCGCCGTGGCCGGCATTGGCTGCCACTACATGACGGTGTGGATGGACCGCAGCACCAGCACCTTCACGCAGATGGGCGGCGAGGGGGTTTCGTGGGTGGGCCAGGCGCCCTTCACCAAAGATGCGCATGTGTTTGCCAACCTGGGCGACGGCACCTACTTTCACAGCGGCCTGCTGGCGATCCGCCAGAGCATCGCGGCCGGTGTCAACATCACCTACAAGGTGCTCTACAACGATGCCGTGGCCATGACGGGCGGCCAGCAGGTGGGCGAGCGGCCCGAGGGCCACTCTGTGGCGCAGATCGCGCACAGCCTGCGCGCCGAAGGCGTGGTCAAACTGGTCGTGGTGACCGACGAGCCCGAGAAATACCACGGCCGCACGCACCGGCTGGACAGCAGCGCCGTGCGCGCCGGCCACCCTGAACTGATCAACGACCTGCCGCCTGGCGTCGAGGTGTTCCACCGCGACGAGCTCGACCGCATCCAGCGCGAGTTCCGAGAACTTGAGGGTTGCACGGCCATCATCTACGACCAGACCTGCGCCACCGAGAAGCGCCGCCGCCGCAAACGCGGCTCCATGGTCGACCCGGCCAAGCGCGTGGTGATCAACGAGCTGGTGTGCGAGGGCTGCGGCGACTGCTCGGTGCAATCGAACTGCCTGTCGGTCGAGCCCGTGGAAACCGAGTTCGGCCGCAAGCGCCGCATCAACCAGAGCACCTGCAACAAGGACTACTCCTGCCTCAAGGGCTTTTGCCCGAGTTTCATCACGGTGGAGGGCGGCCAGCTCAAAAAGCCCAAAAAGGAGAAAAAGGGCGACCTCGCCAGCCTGCCCGCCATCCCCGAGCCCGCGCTGCCCGTGGCCGAAACCGCCTGGGGCATCGTGGTGGGCGGCGTGGGCGGCACGGGCGTGATCACCATCGGCTCGCTGCTGGGCATGGCAGCGCACCTCGAAGGCAAGGGCGTGGTCACGCAGGACGCCGGCGGCCTGGCGCAAAAGGGCGGCGCCACCTGGAGCCATATCCAGATTGCCAACCGGCAGGACGCCATCTACACCACCAAGGTCGACACCGCCAAGGCCGACCTGGTGATCGGTTGTGATTCCATCGTGGCGGCCCACAAATACACGCTGGCCGTGATGCAGCCAGGCCGCACCTTCGTGGCGCTCAACACACATGGCACGCCCACGGCGGCCTTCGTGACCAACCCCAACTGGCAGTTCCCTGGCGCCAACTGCGACAGCGCCATCGCTGCGGCGGTGGGCGCGGGCGGTGTGGGCAGCTTCGACGCGGAACAGGTGGCCGTGCAACTGCTGGGCGACAGCATCTACACCAACCCGTTGATGCTGGGCTACGCCTGGCAAAAGGGCCGCGTGCCCCTGAACCTGGCCTCGCTGATGCGTGCCATGGAACTCAATGGCGTGCAGGTCGACAACAACAAGGCGGCGTTTGAATGGGGCCGGCGCTGCGCGCACGACCTCGCCGCGGTGCAGGCGCTTTTCAAGGCGGCTCAGGTCATCGAGTTTGTGAAGAAACCTTCGTTGGCCGAAATGGTGGCCAAACGCGTCGACTTCCTCACCGGTTACCAGAATGCCGCCTATGCCGCCGACTACCAGGCGTTTGTCGACAAGGTGAAGGCGGCCGAAGCGAAGCTGGGCACCACCACCCGCCTGTCCGAAGCCGTGGCGCGTTACCTGTTCAAGCTGATGGCCTACAAGGATGAGTACGAAGTGGCTCGCCTGCACACCGACAAGGCGTTCACGGACAAGATCGCCTCGATGTTTGAAGGCGACTACAAGCTGGTGCACCACCTGGCGCCACCCATGACGGCCAAGAAGAACGACCAGGGCGAACTGGTCAAGCAGCGGTTTGGCCCCTGGATCCGCAGCGCCTTTGGCGTGCTGGCCCGCATGAAAGGACTGCGCGGCACCGCATTGGACATCTTCGGCAAGACGGAGGAGCGCCGCACAGAGCGCGCCCTGATCGTGGAGTATCGCGCCTGCATCGACGAGTTGCTGGCGGGCCTCACCCCCGAGAAGCTGCCGTTGGCTGTGGAAATTGCCAGCCTTCCCGAGGGCATCCGCGGCTACGGACATGTGAAGGAGCGCCACCTGAAGACAGTGCGCCCGAAATGGACCGGCCTGATGGCGCAGTGGCGGGGCGGCGCGGCGACCGCGCCCCAGCGCCAGGCGGCCTGA
- a CDS encoding OmpA family protein, with the protein MRKYFIPGVVAVVVLATGCAEMTDTQRRTATGAGVGALAGAVLSSATGGRAGTGAVVGAGVGALGTYIWSQNMERQKREMEQATQGTGIAVTQTQDNQLKLDIPSDISFAVGRSDIQSNFAPVLDRFAEGLRNNPNTDVRIIGHTDNTGSDAVNNPLSLDRAASTRNYLTGRGVDGRRISIEGMGERQPIATNDTAQGRSRNRRVEIYVGERPRG; encoded by the coding sequence ATGCGCAAATACTTTATTCCCGGCGTCGTCGCCGTTGTCGTCCTGGCCACCGGTTGCGCCGAGATGACCGATACCCAGCGCCGCACCGCCACGGGCGCCGGCGTGGGCGCACTGGCCGGTGCCGTGCTCAGCTCGGCCACGGGTGGCCGCGCGGGCACCGGCGCCGTCGTGGGTGCCGGTGTGGGCGCCCTGGGCACCTACATCTGGTCGCAGAACATGGAGCGCCAAAAGCGCGAAATGGAGCAGGCCACGCAGGGCACGGGCATTGCCGTGACGCAGACGCAGGACAACCAGCTTAAGCTGGATATCCCGAGCGACATTTCCTTTGCCGTGGGCCGCTCGGACATCCAGTCCAACTTCGCACCGGTGCTGGACCGTTTCGCCGAGGGCTTGCGCAACAACCCGAACACCGACGTGCGCATCATCGGCCACACCGACAACACCGGCAGCGATGCCGTGAACAACCCGCTGTCGCTGGACCGTGCGGCCAGCACGCGCAATTACCTCACGGGCCGGGGCGTGGACGGGCGGCGCATTTCCATCGAAGGCATGGGCGAACGCCAGCCCATTGCCACCAACGACACTGCCCAAGGCCGCAGCCGCAATCGCCGGGTCGAGATTTATGTAGGCGAGCGCCCCCGGGGCTAA
- the secF gene encoding protein translocase subunit SecF: MEFFRIRKDIPFMKHALVFNAISFITFALAVFFLLTRGLHLSVEFTGGTVMEVAYSQPAELAKVRETVSGLGYADVQVQNFGTARDVMIRLPVQKGVTSAQQSEQVIAALKAADPAVTLRRTEFVGPQVGEELVHGGLMALAMVVVGIVVYLAFRFEWKFGVAAIIANLHDVVIILGFFAFFQWEFSLSVLAAVLAVLGYSVNESVVIFDRIREAFRKYRKMNTHEVIDHAITSTMSRTIITHASTEAMVLSMFFFGGPSLHNFALALTIGILFGIYSSVFVAAAIAMWLGVKREDLVKAARKDEDPNDSNAGATV, encoded by the coding sequence ATGGAGTTTTTCCGCATCAGAAAAGACATCCCCTTCATGAAGCACGCGTTGGTTTTCAACGCGATTTCCTTCATCACCTTTGCGCTGGCAGTGTTCTTTCTGCTCACGCGCGGCCTGCACCTGTCGGTGGAGTTCACCGGCGGTACGGTGATGGAGGTGGCTTACAGCCAGCCGGCCGAACTGGCGAAGGTGCGCGAGACGGTTTCCGGCCTGGGCTACGCCGACGTGCAGGTGCAGAACTTCGGCACCGCGCGCGATGTGATGATCCGCCTGCCCGTGCAAAAGGGCGTGACTTCTGCCCAGCAAAGCGAACAGGTCATTGCCGCGCTCAAGGCGGCCGATCCGGCTGTGACGCTGCGGCGCACCGAGTTTGTCGGGCCGCAGGTGGGCGAAGAACTGGTGCACGGAGGCCTCATGGCGCTGGCCATGGTGGTGGTGGGCATTGTGGTTTACCTGGCTTTTCGCTTCGAGTGGAAGTTCGGCGTGGCCGCCATCATCGCCAACCTGCATGACGTGGTGATCATCCTGGGCTTCTTTGCGTTCTTCCAGTGGGAGTTTTCGCTGTCGGTGCTGGCGGCCGTGCTGGCGGTGCTGGGCTATTCGGTGAACGAATCGGTGGTGATCTTCGACCGGATCCGCGAGGCCTTCCGCAAATACCGCAAGATGAACACGCACGAGGTGATCGACCACGCGATTACCAGCACCATGAGCCGCACGATCATCACCCACGCCTCCACCGAGGCGATGGTGCTGTCGATGTTCTTCTTTGGCGGCCCGAGCCTGCACAACTTTGCGCTGGCGCTGACCATCGGCATCCTGTTCGGCATCTACTCGTCGGTGTTCGTCGCAGCCGCCATTGCCATGTGGCTGGGCGTCAAACGGGAAGACCTCGTCAAGGCTGCCAGGAAGGATGAAGACCCGAACGATTCCAATGCCGGGGCCACGGTCTGA
- a CDS encoding response regulator transcription factor — MEPISDALVYIVDDDAGVREALAWLLRSRRLLSESFDSAEAFDAMRQARPAPNQPCCLLLDVRMPGLSGLALFDLLLARGDLAAMPVIFLTGHADVPTAVDAVKRGAFDFYEKPFSDNALVDRIEQALAQSAAHLEQLRQRSSLQLRLQDLTERERDVMDLVVAGLPNKLIADQLDISVRTVEVHRSRVFDKMQVKSAVELANLLRTGP, encoded by the coding sequence ATGGAACCCATATCCGACGCCCTTGTGTACATCGTGGACGATGACGCGGGCGTGCGCGAAGCGCTCGCCTGGTTGCTGCGCTCACGCCGCCTGCTCAGCGAATCGTTCGACAGCGCCGAGGCTTTTGACGCAATGCGGCAAGCCCGCCCCGCGCCGAACCAGCCATGCTGCCTGCTGCTGGACGTGCGCATGCCGGGCCTGAGTGGGCTGGCCCTGTTCGACCTGCTGCTGGCGCGCGGCGACCTGGCAGCCATGCCGGTGATCTTTCTGACCGGCCATGCCGATGTGCCCACCGCCGTCGATGCCGTCAAGCGCGGGGCCTTCGACTTCTATGAAAAGCCGTTTTCCGACAACGCACTGGTCGATCGCATCGAGCAGGCGCTGGCGCAGTCGGCCGCGCACCTGGAGCAACTGCGCCAGCGCAGCAGCCTGCAGCTGCGCCTGCAGGATCTCACCGAGCGTGAGCGCGATGTGATGGACCTCGTGGTGGCCGGCCTGCCCAACAAGCTGATTGCCGATCAGCTGGACATCAGCGTGCGCACCGTCGAGGTGCACCGCTCGCGGGTGTTCGACAAGATGCAGGTCAAGTCAGCGGTGGAGCTGGCCAACCTGCTGCGCACCGGCCCGTGA
- a CDS encoding murein transglycosylase A, protein MKLTLLRLVMTALIVGTLAACSTAPAPSPARPGAIPVPSTPGDTAMPGDTGPLPPAMVQPKSRWVPVRWAELPGFADDALHEAWNAWIKGCERPAPAFAPLCSEVRQLSIASADEQRAWMVRRLQPYRVEAVDGNAEGLLTSYYEPMIDAARQPGNGYTVPVYGLPAGHGARKPWFTRQQIDTLPEAQAALQGRAIAWLRDPVESMVLHIQGSGRLQITEADGRITTARVAYAGTNDQPYQSVGRWLLDQGATRDATWPGIRAWLAQNPQRTNELLWSNPRYVFFREEPLSPLDAQFGPRGAQGVPLTPGRSIAVDRQSIPYGTPVWLASRGPQVSMQRLVMAQDTGSAIVGAVRADYFAGWGAEAGELAGRLKQGLRLWALWPR, encoded by the coding sequence ATGAAATTGACACTCCTGCGCCTTGTGATGACGGCGCTGATTGTAGGAACGCTGGCTGCCTGCTCCACCGCGCCGGCGCCAAGCCCCGCGCGGCCAGGGGCCATCCCTGTGCCGTCGACCCCGGGTGACACGGCCATGCCAGGCGATACCGGGCCACTGCCGCCGGCCATGGTGCAGCCCAAGAGCCGCTGGGTGCCGGTGCGCTGGGCCGAACTGCCCGGCTTTGCCGACGACGCCCTGCACGAGGCCTGGAACGCCTGGATCAAGGGGTGCGAGCGCCCCGCGCCCGCCTTTGCCCCCCTGTGCAGCGAAGTGCGCCAGCTCAGCATTGCCAGCGCCGACGAGCAGCGCGCCTGGATGGTGCGGCGCCTGCAGCCCTACCGCGTCGAAGCCGTCGACGGCAATGCCGAAGGCCTGCTGACCAGCTATTACGAGCCCATGATCGACGCCGCACGCCAGCCCGGCAACGGCTACACCGTGCCGGTGTACGGCCTGCCCGCAGGGCACGGTGCGCGCAAGCCCTGGTTCACGCGCCAGCAGATCGACACCCTGCCCGAGGCCCAGGCCGCGTTGCAGGGGCGGGCGATTGCCTGGCTGCGCGATCCGGTCGAATCCATGGTGCTGCACATCCAGGGCTCGGGCCGGCTGCAAATCACCGAGGCCGACGGCCGCATCACCACCGCGCGGGTGGCCTATGCAGGCACCAACGATCAGCCTTACCAGAGCGTGGGCCGCTGGCTGCTCGACCAGGGCGCAACGCGCGATGCCACCTGGCCCGGCATCCGCGCCTGGCTGGCACAAAACCCGCAGCGCACCAACGAACTGCTGTGGAGCAACCCGCGCTACGTGTTCTTCCGCGAAGAGCCCTTGAGCCCGCTGGACGCCCAGTTCGGCCCGCGCGGCGCGCAGGGCGTGCCCCTCACGCCCGGCCGCTCGATTGCGGTGGATCGCCAGAGCATTCCCTATGGCACGCCGGTGTGGCTGGCGTCCAGGGGCCCGCAGGTGTCCATGCAGCGCCTGGTGATGGCGCAGGACACCGGCAGCGCCATCGTGGGTGCGGTGCGGGCCGACTATTTCGCCGGATGGGGCGCAGAGGCAGGCGAACTGGCCGGACGGCTCAAGCAGGGCCTGCGCCTGTGGGCCCTGTGGCCGCGCTGA
- a CDS encoding Lrp/AsnC family transcriptional regulator has translation MNNLDKYDLAILGELQANARLTNAELAQRVGLSAAPCWRRVRALEDEGFIKGYHAEIDRHKIGLGVLAFVRLDADRSTGNLTRAMEEAIRQIPEVVSCHYISGTGTFELQVVARDLDSFSLFARDVLLNLPNVKDMHTSFSLGEVKASGDLPLTHLARGRP, from the coding sequence ATGAATAATTTGGACAAATACGACCTGGCCATCCTCGGCGAGCTGCAGGCCAACGCGCGGCTGACCAATGCCGAACTGGCCCAGCGCGTGGGCCTGTCGGCTGCGCCCTGCTGGCGGCGCGTGCGGGCGCTGGAAGACGAAGGCTTCATCAAGGGCTACCACGCCGAGATCGACCGGCACAAGATCGGCCTCGGTGTGCTGGCCTTTGTGCGGCTGGACGCCGACCGCAGCACGGGCAACCTGACGCGGGCCATGGAAGAGGCCATTCGCCAGATCCCCGAAGTGGTGTCCTGCCACTACATCAGCGGCACCGGCACCTTCGAGTTGCAGGTGGTGGCGCGCGACCTGGACAGCTTTTCGCTGTTTGCCCGCGACGTGCTACTCAACCTGCCCAATGTGAAAGACATGCACACGAGTTTTTCGCTGGGCGAAGTGAAAGCCAGCGGCGACCTGCCACTCACACACCTGGCGCGTGGCCGCCCTTGA
- a CDS encoding MFS transporter, protein MPPQPPHDSAHSAFPAAPPASPLSPADTATAALGAEEAAAATLSESTAQRASLSPLAPLSVPVFRMLWLTWVAANTCMWMNDVAAAWLMTTLTTSPILVALVQSASTLPVFLLGLPSGALADILDRRRYFIVTQFWVAAVALVLCAAILVGGMTAPLLLALTFANGIGLAMRWPVFSAIVPELVSRPQLPAALALNGVAMNASRIIGPLLAGAIIASAGSAWVFVLNAVLSVASGLVIMRWKRTHVPSPLGREKLPSAMRVGLQFVRQSPRMRAVLWRIALFFLNATALMALLPLVAKGLDGGGAGTFTLLLASMGAGAIVAAMFLPRLRQAMARDVLVMRGTLLQAAAMAAMAIAPNVYVAVPAMVLAGMAWITTANSLSVSAQLALPNWVRARGMSIFQMAIMGATALGAALWGQVATVSSVHLSLALAALTGVIAMALVQRLVTDRHMEEDLSPSQAFKAPVAATPPQAGRVVVTIEYTVDPARGAEFRALMQESRRSRLRQGALSCDLLHDLADPARYVEQIVDESWTEHLRRFDRVTASDVALRERKLAFHRGESPPEVRRYLMER, encoded by the coding sequence ATGCCCCCACAGCCTCCCCACGACAGCGCCCACAGCGCTTTTCCAGCCGCACCGCCTGCGTCCCCACTGTCGCCGGCCGATACGGCGACGGCCGCCCTCGGTGCAGAAGAGGCAGCCGCCGCCACGCTGAGCGAAAGTACCGCCCAGCGGGCTTCCCTTTCCCCCCTGGCGCCGCTGTCGGTGCCGGTTTTCCGAATGCTCTGGCTGACCTGGGTGGCGGCCAACACCTGCATGTGGATGAACGACGTGGCGGCCGCCTGGCTCATGACCACGCTCACCACCTCGCCCATCCTGGTGGCGCTGGTGCAGTCGGCCTCCACGCTACCCGTCTTTTTGCTGGGCTTGCCCAGCGGCGCGCTGGCCGACATCCTGGACCGGCGGCGTTACTTCATCGTCACGCAGTTCTGGGTGGCCGCCGTGGCGCTGGTGCTGTGCGCGGCCATTTTGGTGGGCGGCATGACGGCGCCGCTGCTGCTGGCCTTGACTTTTGCCAACGGCATCGGCCTGGCGATGCGCTGGCCGGTGTTCTCGGCCATCGTGCCCGAGCTGGTGAGTCGCCCGCAACTGCCGGCGGCCCTGGCGCTCAATGGCGTGGCCATGAACGCCTCGCGCATCATTGGCCCGCTGTTGGCGGGCGCCATCATCGCCAGCGCTGGCAGCGCCTGGGTGTTTGTGCTCAATGCCGTGTTGTCGGTGGCCTCGGGCCTGGTGATCATGCGCTGGAAACGCACCCATGTGCCCAGCCCGCTGGGGCGTGAAAAACTGCCCAGCGCGATGCGTGTGGGCCTGCAGTTTGTGCGCCAGTCGCCGCGCATGCGGGCCGTGCTCTGGCGCATCGCCCTGTTTTTCCTGAACGCCACGGCGCTGATGGCGCTGTTACCGCTGGTGGCCAAGGGGCTTGACGGCGGGGGCGCGGGAACGTTCACGCTGCTGCTGGCCTCCATGGGGGCGGGCGCCATCGTGGCCGCCATGTTTTTGCCGCGCCTGCGCCAGGCCATGGCGCGCGATGTGCTGGTGATGCGCGGCACGCTGCTGCAGGCGGCCGCCATGGCGGCGATGGCCATTGCGCCCAATGTTTACGTGGCCGTGCCCGCCATGGTGCTGGCTGGTATGGCGTGGATCACCACGGCCAATTCGCTCAGCGTGTCGGCCCAGCTGGCGCTGCCCAACTGGGTGCGCGCACGGGGCATGTCGATCTTCCAGATGGCCATCATGGGCGCCACCGCGCTGGGCGCCGCCTTGTGGGGGCAGGTGGCCACGGTGAGCTCGGTGCACCTGAGCCTGGCGCTGGCCGCGCTGACGGGCGTGATCGCCATGGCCCTGGTGCAGCGCCTGGTGACCGACCGCCACATGGAAGAAGACCTCAGCCCCTCGCAAGCCTTCAAGGCCCCGGTGGCGGCCACGCCGCCGCAGGCCGGGCGCGTGGTGGTCACCATCGAATACACCGTTGACCCGGCGCGCGGCGCAGAATTTCGCGCCCTCATGCAGGAAAGCCGCCGCAGCCGCTTGCGCCAGGGGGCGCTGTCGTGCGACTTGCTGCACGACCTGGCCGATCCGGCGCGCTATGTGGAGCAGATCGTGGACGAGTCCTGGACCGAGCACCTGCGCCGCTTTGACCGGGTCACGGCGTCCGATGTGGCGCTGCGCGAGCGCAAACTGGCGTTCCACCGGGGCGAATCGCCGCCTGAGGTGCGGCGCTACCTGATGGAGCGCTGA
- the yajC gene encoding preprotein translocase subunit YajC, whose translation MFISSAFAQTAPAAATGGGDIMSSLTGMLPLVLMFVVLYFVMIRPQMKRQKEHRAMIDAIAKGDEVATAGGIIGKVTRLSEGFLHIEIASGVEVQVQRSAVAQVLPKGTVK comes from the coding sequence GTGTTTATTTCTTCTGCTTTTGCCCAGACCGCTCCTGCCGCCGCCACGGGCGGTGGTGACATCATGTCCTCGCTCACGGGCATGCTGCCCCTGGTGCTGATGTTCGTGGTGCTGTACTTCGTCATGATCCGCCCCCAGATGAAGCGCCAGAAAGAGCATCGCGCCATGATCGACGCCATCGCCAAGGGCGATGAAGTGGCCACGGCCGGCGGCATCATCGGCAAGGTCACGCGCCTGTCCGAAGGTTTCCTGCACATCGAAATCGCCAGCGGTGTGGAAGTGCAGGTCCAGCGCAGCGCCGTGGCGCAGGTGCTGCCCAAGGGCACGGTCAAGTAA